The Deinococcus sedimenti genome has a segment encoding these proteins:
- a CDS encoding replication initiator protein A yields MARKATSAAPTRTDQHRVTPRPASDLSRFEEANVARLGLISVQERIPDTYSSWTVEFHVDGRPARLTCDAVPKYGGVPHGLDGDIATAIIDLYAEAGTAADGTVRTTAYQILRRAGLDTSGRYYQSLLQTLFRLRTTTYTASEAWRDHGRGHWTTATFNYLSELEFTSDDEATELSSGSVLKIRLAEPIVRSIRAQYTKPLDLEFLTSLERPQTRAVYRLLDARRYDPVAPGTVQGSFTVNIIEWAEACKIVDRRSNKIRATLQGAHEELMHRGYLQDVTYEGRGRTQTITYQFVPLNVDVSSPLLESLRTYRVSVPVAQKLITDFGETRVEARLRKFEALLAGGYRARSRSALLVDVIRDEHGKYPDTPDAAPAVARREPAAPTYMPTLEEVASEDGSLEERVEAAMKTLQFLLRERLSVSEYALLRLALILGRLESAQVTREATRAKVEHTLDEFAIGLLDALQHVRLAEA; encoded by the coding sequence GTGGCACGCAAAGCAACAAGCGCAGCCCCGACACGCACGGACCAGCACCGGGTCACGCCCAGGCCAGCGTCCGATCTCAGCCGGTTCGAGGAAGCCAACGTCGCCCGTCTCGGCCTGATCAGCGTGCAGGAACGCATTCCCGACACGTACAGCAGCTGGACCGTCGAGTTTCACGTGGACGGACGCCCCGCCCGCCTGACCTGCGACGCCGTCCCCAAGTACGGGGGCGTACCGCACGGCCTGGACGGCGACATCGCCACGGCCATCATCGACCTGTACGCCGAGGCCGGCACGGCCGCTGACGGAACCGTCCGCACCACGGCCTACCAGATTCTGCGGCGCGCCGGACTCGACACGTCCGGACGGTACTACCAGAGCCTCCTGCAGACCCTGTTCCGCCTGCGCACCACCACCTACACGGCCTCGGAAGCCTGGCGCGATCACGGGCGCGGTCACTGGACCACCGCCACGTTCAACTACCTCTCCGAACTGGAATTCACGAGCGACGATGAAGCCACCGAACTGTCCAGCGGCAGCGTCCTGAAAATCCGACTGGCCGAACCGATCGTGAGGTCCATCCGCGCGCAGTACACCAAACCACTCGACCTGGAGTTCCTCACCAGCCTGGAGCGGCCCCAGACCCGCGCTGTGTACCGCCTGCTCGACGCCCGGCGGTACGATCCGGTCGCGCCGGGCACCGTGCAGGGATCGTTCACCGTGAACATCATCGAATGGGCGGAAGCCTGCAAGATCGTGGACCGACGCAGCAACAAGATCCGCGCCACCCTTCAGGGCGCGCACGAGGAACTCATGCACCGCGGCTACCTCCAGGACGTCACCTATGAGGGCCGGGGGCGAACCCAGACCATCACGTACCAGTTCGTGCCCCTGAACGTGGACGTCTCCTCTCCCCTGCTGGAGTCACTCAGGACCTACCGGGTGTCCGTCCCGGTCGCGCAGAAGCTGATCACGGATTTCGGGGAGACGCGGGTCGAAGCGCGCCTGCGAAAGTTCGAGGCGCTCCTGGCCGGCGGATACAGGGCCCGCAGCCGCTCGGCACTGCTCGTGGACGTCATCCGCGACGAGCACGGCAAGTACCCGGACACGCCTGACGCTGCGCCGGCCGTCGCCCGCAGGGAACCGGCCGCGCCGACCTACATGCCCACGCTGGAAGAAGTCGCCAGTGAGGACGGCAGTCTGGAAGAACGGGTCGAAGCGGCCATGAAGACCCTACAGTTCCTGCTGCGCGAACGCCTGTCAGTCAGTGAGTACGCCCTGCTGCGCCTCGCGCTGATCCTGGGCCGCCTGGAATCCGCGCAGGTCACCCGGGAGGCCACGCGGGCCAAGGTCGAGCACACCCTGGACGAGTTCGCCATAGGGCTGCTGGACGCCCTGCAGCACGTGCGACTGGCCGAGGCCTGA